Below is a genomic region from Triticum dicoccoides isolate Atlit2015 ecotype Zavitan chromosome 5A, WEW_v2.0, whole genome shotgun sequence.
ATAACTAATAACTTTGTATACTAAACACACAAATGGAAATGGAATTTCAAAGGAAACATAGTAAACGAAAATGATTTTACAACACATTATACTATTTCTTTTAAGTGATCATTTCGCTAATCCCTGTAGAAAAAGAAAACACTAGATTCACCAAGCCATGCTATATGAAGGCACTGGTAGTGAATACCAAAGATGCCAGTTAATGAGGTTACCCAAATATCAATTACCAAATAGATAGGTTTGCAGTTGCAGAGCTAAGATTTGGGCATGTGGAGTTGGCCACAGTTAGGCCAGAATGATACAGGCAAGCTTTCCTTCTTTCTTCCCCTTTTACTACAAAGTATAAACCAGTAAAATAAGTCAGCCATGCATCTACTAGTTTAGTGAGAGTTGACACTATGACTAGTTGAAACCGTTGCATGGATGACTACAAATAGAAGACGCCATCTTGAAAGTTGTTTGAAAAGGGGATGTAGGCACCAATTCATTGTAACAAATGAATAGGAAAATTTGTGCAGGGAAGATGTATCACTAGTAGGCCTTAGATGATACAGCTCAACCACAGAAACACGACACCTTAACAAAGTGCTTACTTGGCCATATAGAAAACCCAAGAAAAAAGAAAGAACAATCTTCGCTACAATAACAGGTCATTCCTAGTATAGAAGGTCATTAATATTGGTATTCTACCTAGAAAGTTTCCTTGGTCAAATTAGAAAGTTATTTATGAATGGCACAAGAATGTCAATATTATGTTACTATTTTCTAGTCCTATTGGATATTTTTGCATCAATACTTCATTTTGTATCgagaaaatattaaactattttgaaTGTCATGAACTGACAAATCAAGAGTTCACATGTCAGATACAAACCCTACAAAAGGCAGTTGGAGCCATGCAAGTTTGCATGAAACTTGTCTAAAGTACCAATAAGGGACGGCATTTGATGGTCATGGAGATTGAGAAGGTTAAGATGACAGCAAGAACCCTGTAAGTGGGTTCATAAACATGTTGGTCCACTAGGCCCATGACGGATGTGGCGAACTAGCAATTCATTATTCCCAGCTCACATGATGTGCCTAAGCGATGGCGCTTTTGCATCCACCCTCTACTATGAGGAATTTGACAAGGTTCTTGTCATAAAATTAATCCACAGTATGTCAAAGTTGAGGACCACCTTCAAGATTGGAATGGCATGGCAAAAAGTTGATACGACCTTTCAATTAGAAAATGAACAGTGTTTAGAGTTCTTGAGTTCTTTTAGAGCAAAGAGAACATTGATGCAGGCAGGGAAAACATAATATGTATATGCTTCTTGATTTCCATGCCAGTCATCTGCATGCGCATGTGGGGATATTACCAACGTGTTGGGTCAAAAGGGCCAACGTTGATGTGAACGATGTGGACAGTGTGGTCTAGCAACAATTACAGTTATCGAAGCTGCAGGGAGGAAGGTTAATACTACCTTTCAGCTAGAAAATGAAAAGAGAGTTCTTGAGTTCTGTGGCCCAAACAAAATGATGCAGGAAAAACATGATTTTAATTCAACAGGACACAGCAATTCAATGAAGTGCTTGCTTGCCCAGCCATATAGGCAAATTCTGTGTTTGTACACAAAGGAAAGTTAAAcataaaagatagagaaaaaagatCCAAGCCAAGAGAAGACAGGGACAATGTTTCATGCACATCAGAAGGTCATTAAATACGGATTTCCTAGTTTGTAAATATTTCTTCCTGAAAATAAACATTACCAAAGTGCTTTTGGGACCACTCATTTCGGAAAAACAATTGACTGAAAACAGTAGTAGAGGCTCCTACTAAAATAAATCAGTTAAAAAAGATTTATGTACATCATATGTAGGGTGAGAAGGACCTTTAGATCCTCATTTTGGGAAGTTCGAGATCATGAGGTCATATATCTTGTAAGATTAAACTTTTTATTAATTAAATTATCAAAAAATTCAAGATTCCAGAAAACCTAGAATGTAAAATTAAGCAATAAGATAGGACATGAGTAATTAAGATGCAGATATCACAATCATCATCATGCATATTTCTATATTTGGTATTAGGCACAGTTAATTTTCTAGCTAGCATTGAAGTACAACGAAATTACCGAAGCAACAGATGATCGTGTTGGGTCTGTGAGGTCGAAGTTTCCAGCAACGCCGCGATCTGCAGAACTAGCATCTGACTGGGCATTTGCGGCAGGTAGTGCAATTACCGCCTGATTGGCTAGTTGACGAACTGACAAGCTGCCACCATGACCATTATCTTCTTCCATAGCCACTGCTGCTGTTGGTACATTTTCCATTAGGAGTCCATTTGTATCACTGCTGCGGGTACGCTGATCCCCTGAAGTAACATCTAACATTTCCTGTTTGCCCACAGATGGTGGACGAGAGTTTTTGTCAGTGTCACTTATAACCACATGCCCTGGGGAAGATGACACAGCTTTGTCAGTATGAGCATCCAAAACATTCTGAGTGCAGCCATTCTTGACACAAGCTTTGGTTTTACCAGGACTAAATGTGCTTTCATTAGTTGGTTGTATGGAATCATCGGTCAGGGGTGCATTGCTTCTTCTAGGCAACATGGAGACATCAGCAGATTCTTGAGGAAGCACATTGCTACCCAAAGCACCAGCCACCATATCAAGTGACACGTTGTTCTGAACATCAGATGTTAAACATGAAGAATGTACCACTGGAGGTCCCTCCTGAGATACAGAAATTTCAACAGCAGTACCAGGCAATGTGGATGCAGATGACCTCAAATTTACAGCAGTGGTATCACGTGGATTGGATTTGGAGCGATAATTCTCACCATCAGTTGAACCTAGTGATGAATTGGTGCAAGCAGCAATGCTCTCAGGTCCCTTATCTTGTATATCTATAATGATATTATCTGGTGGCAACATTGTGTTCTGATCATTCTTATTCCTAAGGCTGCTAATAGAATTGGTGAACATATCACTTTCAGAGTTATGTGTGCTTGGAGGGAGgttcactccacccttgaagctgccAACCCAATCTCCTGGAGTGGAACTAAGATCAACAAATAGATCAATTCCATCTTCATCCATCAGAAAAAGTTTAAAAGGAGATTTTACATTTGCCGAGTTCTCATTAGACAAGCCACTGCCCTTATCTATGCCATTTGTACCAGCTTTCATATGGCTGGGAGGCTTTGATGCCACACCATTAGGACCAGGATGACTTGCTACGAAAGAAATTGTGTCATTCACAGGAGCAACTGAAACATGATTTCCATTAAGCTTTGGGGCTGTTGAGCACGTTGCAATACCATCAGCAGTTTGTTTCACATTATGAGCAATCCCTTGTCCAGAACATGAATTAAAGCAGTCTCCTTTGCCATTGTTACTAGAAATCGGAGGAAGATTCGTTCTGGTACCAGAGTCCTGGTTCAAGATACAGAAACAAATGAAGAAATGATACGCACTGTATACAAACAGAAACTTTGACAGGCATTATGAGTACACAGATCACAGAGAAACACCATCTTAAACGTAAGACAAAAATCAACTAACAAAAACGATGATGATAATTGGTAAATCCAAAAGAGTATCCTATTTTTTGAAAAAGCATGCTGCAGAAGATAGGTTTCATATAAAAATATTATGGTCCTAGATTTGCAGGTTACTGGACAAAACACCACTACAGCTATTTGTAGTAACAATCCATTACTTGAATTCAAATCCAAGCACAATTCAGCGACAAATCGTTATCTATGTAGTATGTACACGTGTAAATTTTACAGCTGCTAATATCCACCTTGTTCATTTCAAAGAATAATCGTAgtttttactccctccattccaaaataagtgttggGGCTAGGCAGTAAGAAACAAGTGAAACTATATTTCACATTTTCATGAGTGAGAAGATTCATCCTATCTTTTATAGGAATGGGCCAACTAGCACGAAATGTCCAAGGAATTCAAATCTTGGATGACTCTGGCAAATCTTGGATGAATCTTGGATGACTCTGGCAAGAGTATTGTACTATCAAGACGAAATAAAATAATATATTTCTGATTCAAGGCCAATCTCATCTAAGGCACAGAAATAGTTTCAGGTATCAAGTGAAGAGGACTGGGAAATATATGACTCTATTCGTTACACAAGAAAACTAAATAATCTAACCCGCACATTTCTCTTGGCCATGAAACCGGACAAGCTGATAGCCTGATACCGAAAAATTGAATAGTATGATTTGACTAGATAAAATTCAGTTTACGGAACACATGCCAAGAAATGCCTAGATTACCCAATATGTTGAATTTGAACAAATGAAATTGATTTATACTAAAGTATGAAATTGCCTGGATTACAAAATTTTAAAAAGCATGCATCCAGTACTCAGTTAGACAATCGGAATCCTAGTTGTATTGCATTGCATTGCAAGGATAAACATTAGGTTGAATCAGAGAAAATGATGTATTGTAACAACATAAAATTGACAGAGGTAACAATTACTTACACTTTTCAATTTTCTATCTGCTTGTTTTCTAGACACTTTTTTATGCTTTAATGGTGGCCTAACATCATCATCATCTCTGTCACTATATGGGCCTCTTTTGTGGTTATCTTGCTCACCTGCAATCAATTAGGTTTTGTCAGATATATACTAACATCCACATGTCCCTGAGTGTGTCCGCCAGTAAACATTGGCATCTGCCAAACTAATAAAGAAGTTTCTACACATACATTTGGATGCTTCTTTGGTATTTGGTAACATGGCAGGAGAGGTAGCAGGAGAAGCCTGTGTAGAAGTAGGACCAGTCAAATTTTCCTTTTCAGGTCCTGAATTATTTTTTTCATTCTGGAAAAAGAAAGATGGTGCACATCAGTAGTCAATTTATTTCACCCTTGCAAAGCAAGAAAACAACTGACAATAACACTAGGTAACA
It encodes:
- the LOC119302467 gene encoding uncharacterized protein LOC119302467, with the protein product MGWEKNEKHLLSLSLQSLQSLCKEYNLPANKTHPQLARLLAIYLENEKNNSGPEKENLTGPTSTQASPATSPAMLPNTKEASKCEQDNHKRGPYSDRDDDDVRPPLKHKKVSRKQADRKLKSDSGTRTNLPPISSNNGKGDCFNSCSGQGIAHNVKQTADGIATCSTAPKLNGNHVSVAPVNDTISFVASHPGPNGVASKPPSHMKAGTNGIDKGSGLSNENSANVKSPFKLFLMDEDGIDLFVDLSSTPGDWVGSFKGGVNLPPSTHNSESDMFTNSISSLRNKNDQNTMLPPDNIIIDIQDKGPESIAACTNSSLGSTDGENYRSKSNPRDTTAVNLRSSASTLPGTAVEISVSQEGPPVVHSSCLTSDVQNNVSLDMVAGALGSNVLPQESADVSMLPRRSNAPLTDDSIQPTNESTFSPGKTKACVKNGCTQNVLDAHTDKAVSSSPGHVVISDTDKNSRPPSVGKQEMLDVTSGDQRTRSSDTNGLLMENVPTAAVAMEEDNGHGGSLSVRQLANQAVIALPAANAQSDASSADRGVAGNFDLTDPTRSSVASDNAVTPLATNHGAKTGNSHESADKEKPCDPEELQGVATRNILCRLRSAAAKQTKPSTVPRRSSRLVPK